The window GTTCTTTTTGACTTATTTGAATGTTGGTAGAGAAAGAAACAAGTCAAGAAAAATTGAGTTGGCAACAAAGTTTACTTAAATTATTAGAGGAACTCTGATTTTGGATAATTacaaagaaaattgaaagttcttgtttattttcctatttttataAAGCTTTCAAGCAACATGAGTGATTGATTACCTAAAGAATAATTCTAATTGCTTCTATTTCTCTCCCTCCTTCTCCATACAAACACACCATTAAGAGAGGGGGGGATGGAAAAATGGGCCTAAAGCTAACAGTCTAAGGTTCTCTCTTGTGAAGAGAGAAGTTCAAGTAAACAAGTGACCCACGAGTTCAACAAGTTTTAGGCAACAAGTGGGAGGCTATTAAATTCTAGGAGGATCAAACAGCTAAAGATGTTTGGCTTGAAGCCTATTTAAATTCTGCCGCATACTGTATTTAGCTTTCTTCAATATCTGCTGCAACTGCCAAGAGAGTGACATAAGAAGTGAACATGCATTTTTGCATATGGTGGTCCAGTCCAGCAATGATTTCCAAATGTGATTGGTTCCAAAGCTTCTCCTTATTCATGTCTATTTCTTTGCAGTTGTGAGTTGTATGCATCATTCTTTTGCTTTCTATGCTATGATGCAGATATCACCACCTACACCACTCTGATAAGGACACTAACTTCTGCCTCTTCATGCCTCTCTTTGATGCTCTTGGCAATACCCTCAACAAAAAATCATGGCAATCACCCAAACTACCAAGTTCAGGTTCAGGTAAGCTGTCCTATGATTTAATAATGACTTCATCCAAttattcttttgttcattttgaCTTCAATGCTTGATGGGAACTCAACATCACCAATAGCATTTCACAAAAGCTGCATTTGCATTATGTGTTttgatgtaaaataaaattttaccatATTACTTATCAATTGTCATTGCAGGAAACGGTGACACGGTACCCCATTTTGTTTTCCTGGCACATATGGTTGATGTGTCATCCAGTATGCATGTCCAATTCGTCTTTCGATCCTTTGCTTCATTGCCATACACAACAAGGTTCTTCTTGCTCCCAGGCTTGCCCGTTACTTTTCTAGTTTTGCTAGCAATGTGGGCTTGGTCCAAGACCTTTTTAGTTAGTTTCTACTATCTCAGAGGAAGACTTCACCATACGTGGGTTGTACCTAGATGTGGCTTTCAGGTGGGTCCATCAGTCAAATTTgtatccatttttattttctttttaccaCCGTGAATGCTGGAAAGAGTGGAAATTTACAAGTATTGattgacttttctttttttcaacatttttacAGTATTTCTTGCCATTTGCTACTGAGGGAATCAATAATCAGATTGAACAAGCTATCCTCAGGGCTGATAAAATTGGGGTTAAAGTCATCAGCCTTGCTGCATTGAATAAGGTCTGACACGTTGAACTTTTTTCTCTTACTATTTAATCTGACAAGCATAGTAAAACAAACGGGTTAATTTATTGAATCTGGCCTTCTCTGAGCATAGTTGGTGAAGGTTTGAATGCCTTGTAAGTTGTAAGGTAGTAGGTAGTGTTGTACATCATAATTGCTGCATAGGAATGGTGGGCCATTTGGCAACCTCTGAAACAGATTACACTTGGCCTCCCATTTTTAGTCTACCtatgaaatgaaaatactaacatATTAAGAGTCACTCTATTCCATGATCAGCCGTTTAGGATTTCAATCCATAGCATCTAGTTTCTAGGGATATTAACTACTTAACTGTTACCAAGTCCATGGTGTGTtgtataataacaacaataaattaTCTAATTATACATTTAAACCAAGGTACATGACAGATCAACGATCTTATCATACATTCAGCTTAGTATTAAGTATTAACTATCAAAAATTTGCTACAGAGTAACTAAGTTGTAAAGATATACGGTCTATCATTACTCTCCATTATTGGGGATGCTTGAAGCTTGCATTAATTCCAATCTTATTCCTCACTGAATGCAGAATGAATCACTAAATGGGGGTGGAAAACTTTTTGTGGACAAGCACCCTAACCTTAGGGTCCGTGTCGTTCATGGGAACACGTTAACTGCTGCTGTCATACTCAATGAGATCCCTCAAGATGTGAAAGAGGTGTTCCTAACAGGAGCTACATCCAAGCTTGGAAGAGCAATTGCTCTCTAcctttgccaaaagaaagtCAAAGTTCTGGTAAAATTTCTCACagtccctatttttttttaccgttTTCCTTGCATTATACTTTTGCTTTCTTTTCCTACATTTTCTCCCCACTAGGTACTCGTTCTTAATTTTAGATGTAAGGATGGGACAAGATGAAATGAAATTGTAGTGCTGAAATGGACACATTCCAACGTTTGATTGTAGGGTGGGTAAGCAGGGGTCCCTTTTAATCAATGATGCATATAATTAAATGAGATATAGACATTTAGTGTACTGTAACTGTTTACATACATACTAATTTGTTAGTAGTTTAGATCTAATGCTGATAACAGTGATTAATTCTCATGATGCAAAGTGTCatgattctttattttatttaattacagtTACTAATGTGCTGAGAGCTACTTTGCAGATGTTAACTCTCTCAACAGATAGATTTCAGAGGATTCAAAAGGAAGCCCCTCCTGAATATCAGAGCTATCTTGTCCAAGTGACAAAATACCAAGCTGCACAAAACTGTAAGGTACAACTATACCAATATCCTTCACTAGTTCTTTACACAGCTCAAAATGTTGGTAATGCTACTTACATCTGCCAATATCCTTCCCCcaagtttaatttaatgatCACATGCATGCAAGTTGTTATGCATACTCCCTCATTATACATCActactaaatattaattcacACAAGTTGGATTTATTTTGGTACGCAACTTTGGAAATTGACTAATGgaataatattataatcattCAAAGCCAAATTATTTGTGTATCATTAATTTTAGAGTACGTttggatagaaaattttaattgaggaaaataatttatctgataatttaaatttttttattccaaaattcattgtttgaatattctttttatgaagaatttaaatttttgaaattttaaaaaattaaaattataaaattttaattttcttctaaaaggtgagaaattgaaattttttttttgataaaagaacattcCAAAACGTTCCTGTGTTTTCTTTATAACCTTCATCCTTTCTTTCACCTAAAAGTTTTGAAAGTTCATTCTGGTGactcattttctttcacccttataattttaatttttttttatcaaaacacaaaattttaaaaataaaaaaatttcaattgaaatgtttaaaattattagaatttGTATGGTGCTTACTTGTAATTTGTATGGTGCTTACTTGTCTTAATTAATCCAGACCTGGATCGTTGGTAAGTGGATCACGCCAAGAGAGCAATACTGGGCACCACGTGGAACCCATTTTCATCAATTTGTTGTCCCGCCAATTTTACCATTTAGAAAAGATTGCACTTATGGTGACCTGGCAGCGATGAGATTACCAGAAGACGTGGAAGGACTAGGGTGTTGTGAGGTGAGCAATCACCAACTTTAGCAGTATCTGTCTCattcatttttgtattttaattgataGGATCGAGTTCTTTTCTCACGAATGtctcgtatatatatatatatacatgcagTACACGATGGATAGGGGAGTGGTTCACGCGTGCCATGCAGGAGGAGTGGTACATAGCCTTGAAGGTTGGCCTCATCACGAAGTTGGGGCCATAGATGTTAACAGAATCGATCTTGTGTGGGAAGCAGCACTCAAACATGGCCTAAGACCAGTGTCAAGTTTCACAcagtaaaattaagaaaattgaaatcaGCTTCAGTCAAAGTATTTTTCCTCAAGTTGttaatttcttctttgttttgatGTATTGCATGCACATCATAGTGGCCATCTAAGTGCGATTATATTCTTTCAAGTTTGTGTATTACATTTCTAATGTTTCCTCTTATATGTTCATATGATCACATTGACAGTGATTAATTCCGGGTATAAATTAAGCGAaagcaagatttttttttttttttttttttttgtggtggggGGCAAATTGATTGCtttgttgttattttaaatatttctttttatattcatttaaatGCACATATCATCacagaaatgaaaattaacgCGCGAATAACCCGaaagcaagaaaaataaaattttattaaaggaaaaaacaataaattcatTAGTCTTTGTCATCTATTTAGTTTTCCTTATTCCGTGTAAAATCATTTAGAACAgcatttattttgaaactattaaccttaaaaaaacaatacatggtgcaatttttttttctttattcattgGAAAAACGATACTAGATTTGATGAATAATTTGGATAAATACTTATTGCAGTTTTTTGTTTATCTTTAAATTAGGTCTAAAAGTGATAGGGACCTGGGGCAAAGAATGGAGTAATTAATGTAACTTTGGggatatataaatttttgttagcaTTTATTTTAAACTGGCGTGTTAATAAGAggttcaattattatttatgaaaagaTAGTACTGTGGATGGGTGGTTATTGGTTGGATTGTTCAACGAAGAAAGTCGGGTGGCCGGTGGAATTTGGTCAATCTATTTAATCACATGATATTGATACAACACGTAATAAAGCTTCCTGCTATATACATAGTTATTCTAATAACCACTTCAAGTTTCCAacagtattattattattcgcagaatttatctaatttattttggcccctattaagagattaaaaataaataattttttgtaagaatttaaataaaaattataaaattttcaaggaccaaaaacatattaaacgtttatattaattattaaaataatccaTACAATTTAATGGTTATATTAGTTAAATTTGCATCTTTGAAAGCTTATTAAGTCAATGGGTTCTCTCTCAAATTCATCTATTTATGTATCTGCACGTACATAAGAAAATGTATCGAGTATTTGGATAAGTAAATATATACCATTAAagctaacaatatttttttagtatataatGGCACAACTAAGTTAGAATTTAGAACTTTGTTCtctctcaaatatttttaatggcaCAACAAAATTAGAATCTAGAATACAAACTATTTAAATCTTTCGCCACTAAGCTGACTCtaataagtaatttaaaaaatataattaagtttaaaatatcAAACCCATGTGAATGTTTACAGTGATTGAGtaagctttgaaaaaaaaattcttaattttgcaATAAGATCAAGGGAGAAGTGATGATAACATTCTTTTATCCACCctttattgttaattaaaatttacaaggGCTTATCTAATAGGAATAAGAGACAAAAGATAAAGAGTAAAATTctcatgaaatttaattaataataaaaatcatataaagtaTTGTGTTACTAGTGTGTACATATATTAAATGTTCTGAGGAGAACTATTAAAGTATAGAGAGATAATAGTATTTAATagaaaatgtaataattttaatatataaaaaatattttttatgtaatgatTTTACTTTTCAATATGACAATATCTAAAAAGTACagtaattttctaaaaaaagcaAGTACAGTAATTACAAACATTAGTAATTGCCAGTGTACTGTATAAAACTTATGAAGGCTTCGCTAATTTATGGTTATGTGACCCATGAAATATTGCTACGGCCCACAGTGAAGCTGTTTAACAATTGGGGCAAGCCCCAATAAGCTCAAACGTCGGGGATTTTCTTTCTGTACCCAGCATTTTTTCCAATACAcccaataataaaaagaaaaaataaaataaaaataccctTACATATATATGACTGAAATAATTGAACTAATTGAACTAATAgatcaattatgttaaaaaataattaacgttaatatatatatatgactgaaatttctaatgtatatttaatacacataagtttatataataaattttataataattaattttaatttaataatatttttttacatatataaattttaaatataagtttacataaaaatttatatatgtaaaatatgtattattatttcaaaatttaatatataaatttatgtatattaaatatacatgagaaattttaatattatatatatcgacgttaattattttttaacataactaGTCTATCAGtttaaatagttaaaatgtTATGTTAATAACATGAAaatcataaaacttatataattcattaattttaaattatttcataaaacatttttaatcatCCGTATGAGTTTACATGGATTATCAATTCATATATGCATACGCATTACGGaagaaaaagtataaaatgataaaatttgaattttgtaaaatatagtgagtgtagaaaaaaatttattgggCGTTGCATGCGCAATGGACAAAGCAACAAGATAAACATGACACGTGACTGTAGCGGTTCCTCGGAATCGGACACGTGCGCCGTTGTCAAAGTTCGCAAACCGCCAACTACAACGTAGTTCTACTATTCCTTCAGCTTCAAAGTTGCATTTTTCACAGAAGAAGAAATGGAAAACAG of the Glycine max cultivar Williams 82 chromosome 13, Glycine_max_v4.0, whole genome shotgun sequence genome contains:
- the LOC100813113 gene encoding very-long-chain aldehyde decarbonylase CER3, with the protein product MGAPLSAWPWDNFGTYKYLLYGPFVGKVLYEWFYGEEQSYYNLSWCLHLLILSGLRGLIHVLWGSYSHMFFLTRNRRIVQKGVDFKQIDKEWDWDNFLILQALVASMACYMFPFLQHLPLWNVKGLIVALILHVGVSEPLYYWVHRKFHGDYLFTHYHSLHHSSPVPESFTAGNATLLEHLIMTVIIGTPILGASLMGYGSASLIYGYVLIFDFLRCLGHCNVEVVPHQLFEKLPFLRYVIYTPTYHHLHHSDKDTNFCLFMPLFDALGNTLNKKSWQSPKLPSSGSGNGDTVPHFVFLAHMVDVSSSMHVQFVFRSFASLPYTTRFFLLPGLPVTFLVLLAMWAWSKTFLVSFYYLRGRLHHTWVVPRCGFQYFLPFATEGINNQIEQAILRADKIGVKVISLAALNKNESLNGGGKLFVDKHPNLRVRVVHGNTLTAAVILNEIPQDVKEVFLTGATSKLGRAIALYLCQKKVKVLMLTLSTDRFQRIQKEAPPEYQSYLVQVTKYQAAQNCKTWIVGKWITPREQYWAPRGTHFHQFVVPPILPFRKDCTYGDLAAMRLPEDVEGLGCCEYTMDRGVVHACHAGGVVHSLEGWPHHEVGAIDVNRIDLVWEAALKHGLRPVSSFTQ